The proteins below are encoded in one region of Campylobacter rectus:
- a CDS encoding 3'-5' exonuclease, giving the protein MAKNYICVFDCETVPDTALLRKIYGFEGSDAEVARQAFAVQKAASGSEFLPVMFHRVVAISAVMADEYGKFLRVSTMKGASEREILNKFIGFVNSHNPRLVSFNGRGFDLPMILTRAMRYNVSFPSFYEVENKELGKGKWDGNYRDRYSGKFHFDLLDHVSEFGSVRGLKLDTLCASLNLPGKYDVHGDQVMELFFDGKIDKINEYCESDVLNTYWLFLKYELLRGNLTLDDYADDISVMSEWLAANCAQMGYTPVFCEAVDRELVRLETQNYEEEPELGDDDEQVGVEEYYTEENMPEINLDEQ; this is encoded by the coding sequence ATGGCTAAAAATTATATCTGCGTTTTTGACTGCGAGACGGTGCCAGACACCGCGCTTTTGCGTAAAATTTACGGCTTTGAGGGAAGCGACGCGGAGGTGGCGAGGCAGGCGTTTGCCGTGCAAAAGGCCGCGAGCGGAAGCGAGTTTTTACCGGTGATGTTTCACCGCGTCGTGGCGATCTCTGCGGTGATGGCGGACGAATACGGTAAATTTTTGCGCGTAAGCACGATGAAAGGCGCAAGCGAGCGCGAAATCCTAAATAAATTTATCGGTTTCGTAAACTCGCACAACCCGCGCCTAGTGAGCTTTAACGGACGGGGCTTTGACCTGCCGATGATTTTAACTCGCGCGATGAGGTACAACGTCTCGTTTCCGAGCTTTTACGAGGTCGAAAACAAGGAGCTTGGCAAAGGCAAATGGGACGGCAACTACCGCGACCGATACAGCGGCAAATTTCACTTTGATCTGCTTGATCACGTGAGCGAGTTTGGCTCCGTGCGCGGGCTAAAGCTGGACACGCTTTGCGCGAGCTTAAATTTGCCCGGCAAATACGACGTGCACGGCGATCAGGTGATGGAGCTGTTTTTTGACGGTAAGATCGATAAGATCAACGAATACTGCGAAAGCGACGTGCTAAACACATACTGGCTTTTCCTAAAATACGAGCTTTTGCGCGGAAATTTGACGCTGGACGATTACGCGGACGACATCTCGGTGATGAGCGAGTGGCTCGCGGCAAACTGTGCGCAGATGGGCTATACGCCGGTTTTTTGCGAGGCGGTCGATCGCGAACTCGTACGCCTTGAAACGCAAAACTACGAGGAAGAGCCCGAACTCGGAGATGACGACGAACAGGTCGGAGTAGAGGAATACTACACCGAAGAAAATATGCCCGAGATAAATTTAGACGAGCAG
- the waaC gene encoding lipopolysaccharide heptosyltransferase I, with translation MNKNSAPNIAVIKLSALGDIVHAATVLQFIKKHLPQAKITWFADAKFSEILFLCPQISRVVSLPLKNGEYKKSLELIASAKQEGKFDYVIDLQGLIKSAAVAKLLGKNSYGFDKFSAKEPLAALFYKHKFSYGYGENIILRNLGLTAFALGFSFSEDEILAKQPCFSALKSKFDSSKKKILIAPFASEPSKIYDKFGDVIALLDEPQNEIFVCFNGENEEKKAINLIKNSNAKTLSLSLKELVSFISSCDLVIGNDSGVTHIAWAQNRPSITLFGNRPSGRNAYATPVNLTLDAGKKIDAKKIDKSDFCVRDIAPQTIANAAKRLLDA, from the coding sequence ATGAATAAAAACTCAGCCCCAAACATCGCCGTTATCAAGCTCTCCGCCCTGGGCGATATCGTCCATGCGGCGACCGTGCTGCAGTTTATCAAAAAGCACTTGCCGCAAGCTAAAATAACGTGGTTTGCCGACGCTAAATTTAGCGAGATTTTGTTCCTTTGTCCGCAAATTTCGCGCGTCGTATCGCTACCACTAAAAAACGGCGAATACAAAAAGAGCTTGGAGCTGATCGCGTCTGCAAAACAAGAGGGCAAATTTGACTATGTCATCGACTTGCAGGGGCTTATTAAATCCGCCGCGGTTGCGAAGCTCCTTGGCAAAAACAGTTACGGATTTGACAAATTTAGCGCCAAAGAACCGCTTGCGGCGCTGTTTTACAAGCATAAATTTAGCTATGGTTACGGAGAAAATATCATCTTGCGAAATTTAGGACTTACGGCTTTTGCTTTAGGCTTTAGTTTTAGCGAGGATGAAATTTTAGCCAAACAGCCTTGTTTTAGCGCTTTGAAAAGTAAATTTGATAGCTCAAAAAAGAAAATTTTGATAGCGCCTTTTGCTAGCGAGCCGAGTAAAATTTACGATAAATTTGGAGACGTTATTGCCCTGCTAGACGAGCCGCAAAATGAAATTTTCGTCTGCTTTAACGGTGAAAACGAGGAGAAAAAAGCCATAAATTTGATAAAAAACTCAAACGCAAAAACGCTAAGCTTAAGCCTAAAAGAGCTCGTGAGCTTTATCTCAAGCTGTGATCTGGTTATCGGAAACGATAGCGGCGTGACGCATATCGCCTGGGCGCAAAATCGCCCCTCTATCACGCTTTTTGGTAACCGCCCCTCAGGCAGAAACGCTTACGCGACGCCCGTAAATTTAACGCTAGACGCGGGCAAAAAAATAGACGCCAAAAAGATAGATAAAAGCGACTTTTGCGTGCGAGATATAGCGCCGCAGACTATCGCAAACGCGGCAAAAAGGCTACTTGATGCGTGA